A DNA window from Hydrogenophaga taeniospiralis contains the following coding sequences:
- a CDS encoding acyltransferase family protein, whose protein sequence is MSHPPHTDNYRPDIDGLRAVAVSAVVIHHAFPQFFPGGFIGVDIFFVISGYLISSIILDNLARNRLSFADFYARRVKRIFPALFLVLAFTLVYGWFVLSPLEYKAVGKHALAGSFFLSNFAFWQEAGYFDASAVEKPLLHLWSLAIEEQFYIFWPLTLLALHRGHQPKKVWILALLLLSLGVNLWLVRRDLTAAFYNPMGRFWEMMMGAYLAASRPAPGAAAQGSGARAQWLSTLGILLLALVMFKLHPERRFPGGWAFVGTLATCLLIAAGPRGWFNRYVLSSKPVVWIGLISYPLYLWHWPLLAYPHIELGEAPRALHQIGWVLLAVLLAWLTYRLVERPIRFGHWRQWRFTTVALGAGVALSGLTGFTIYQQEGQPERLQMLAANRASSDGTPEQTQALLATLSSKGGRSAVTEGWRDGDCMLDFKALPSQYKPFCVEKKRPLVFLWGDSHAGSLYPGFKALQDSGQYSFGLGERTAAICPPILGIEPRPRCRSLNDDTIRVIRETKPDVVVLYAWWHEGKVKGRYKDTSGLEPTVAELKKAGVKRIVLLGAVPYWREDLPKLLLKEWKARQRLPLRLGDEFLDPHVKAATAEMRQRAAAMGIEFISGMDSFCNRDGCLSRMESGSTEPLSYDYGHLSLPAVKYYVQQIAPRILGKS, encoded by the coding sequence ATGTCGCACCCGCCACACACCGACAACTACCGCCCTGACATCGACGGCCTGCGGGCCGTTGCCGTCTCTGCGGTCGTCATCCACCACGCCTTTCCCCAGTTTTTCCCGGGCGGCTTCATCGGGGTGGACATCTTCTTCGTGATCTCGGGCTACCTGATCAGTTCGATCATCCTGGACAACCTGGCGCGCAACCGGCTCAGCTTCGCGGACTTCTATGCCCGCCGCGTCAAGCGGATCTTTCCGGCGCTGTTTCTGGTGCTGGCGTTCACGCTGGTCTATGGCTGGTTCGTGCTGTCGCCGCTGGAATACAAGGCGGTGGGCAAACACGCGCTCGCGGGCAGTTTCTTTCTGTCCAACTTTGCTTTTTGGCAGGAGGCGGGTTACTTCGATGCGTCGGCGGTTGAAAAGCCGCTGCTGCACCTGTGGTCGCTGGCGATCGAGGAGCAGTTCTACATCTTCTGGCCGCTGACCCTGTTGGCGCTGCACCGCGGCCACCAGCCCAAGAAGGTCTGGATCCTGGCCCTGCTGCTGCTCTCGCTGGGGGTCAACCTCTGGCTGGTGCGGCGGGACCTGACGGCGGCGTTCTACAACCCGATGGGCCGCTTCTGGGAAATGATGATGGGGGCCTATCTGGCCGCCAGCCGCCCGGCCCCGGGGGCCGCGGCGCAGGGCTCCGGCGCCAGGGCGCAGTGGCTGTCGACCCTGGGCATCCTGTTGCTGGCCTTGGTCATGTTCAAGCTCCACCCGGAGCGGCGGTTCCCCGGGGGCTGGGCTTTCGTGGGCACCCTGGCCACCTGCCTGCTGATCGCCGCCGGCCCGCGCGGGTGGTTCAACCGGTACGTGCTGTCGAGCAAACCCGTGGTCTGGATCGGGCTGATCAGCTACCCCCTGTATCTGTGGCACTGGCCGCTGCTGGCCTATCCACACATTGAATTGGGCGAGGCGCCGCGCGCGCTGCATCAGATCGGCTGGGTGTTGCTGGCCGTGCTGCTGGCCTGGCTGACCTACCGGCTGGTCGAGCGCCCGATCCGCTTTGGCCATTGGCGCCAGTGGCGCTTCACCACGGTGGCCCTGGGCGCCGGGGTGGCACTCTCTGGCCTGACCGGCTTCACCATCTACCAGCAGGAAGGGCAGCCCGAGCGCCTGCAGATGCTGGCGGCCAACCGGGCGTCCAGCGACGGCACGCCCGAGCAGACCCAGGCGCTGCTGGCCACGCTCTCGTCCAAAGGGGGGCGGTCCGCCGTCACCGAGGGCTGGCGCGACGGCGACTGCATGCTGGATTTCAAGGCGCTGCCCAGCCAATACAAGCCGTTCTGCGTCGAGAAGAAGCGCCCGCTGGTCTTCCTCTGGGGCGACTCGCATGCCGGCTCGCTGTACCCCGGGTTCAAGGCGCTGCAGGACAGCGGCCAGTACAGCTTTGGCCTGGGTGAGCGCACGGCCGCGATCTGCCCGCCCATCCTGGGCATCGAGCCGCGCCCGCGTTGCAGGAGCCTGAACGACGACACCATCCGGGTCATTCGTGAGACCAAACCCGACGTTGTCGTGCTCTACGCCTGGTGGCACGAGGGCAAGGTCAAGGGCCGCTACAAAGACACCTCCGGCCTGGAGCCGACCGTGGCCGAGCTCAAAAAGGCCGGCGTCAAGCGCATCGTCCTGCTCGGGGCCGTGCCGTACTGGCGCGAAGACCTGCCCAAGCTGCTGCTGAAGGAGTGGAAAGCCAGGCAGCGCCTGCCGCTGCGGCTGGGTGACGAGTTCCTGGACCCGCACGTGAAGGCCGCGACCGCCGAAATGCGCCAACGCGCCGCCGCCATGGGCATCGAGTTCATCTCGGGGATGGACTCTTTCTGCAACCGCGACGGCTGCCTGTCGCGCATGGAATCCGGCTCCACCGAGCCCCTGAGCTACGACTACGGGCACCTGTCGTTGCCCGCGGTGAAGTACTACGTGCAGCAGATCGCGCCGCGGATTCTGGGGAAGAGCTGA
- a CDS encoding DJ-1/PfpI family protein: MHIAILTFNGFNELDSLIALGILNRVKKPGWRVSIACPAARVKSMNGVVIEAQTTLGEACAADAVIVGSGMQTREVVADAALMAQLRLDPARQLLGAQCSGTLVLAKLGLLDGLPACTDLTTKPWVQEAGVDVLNQPFVARGNVATAGGCLASQYLATWVIARLEGVEAAQSAMHYVAPVGEKDDYVERAMRNVMPFLPSPQPNSGR; this comes from the coding sequence ATGCACATCGCCATCCTCACCTTTAACGGCTTCAACGAACTCGACTCGCTCATTGCCCTGGGCATCCTCAACCGCGTCAAAAAGCCGGGCTGGCGGGTGTCCATCGCCTGCCCGGCCGCGCGGGTGAAGTCCATGAACGGCGTGGTGATCGAGGCGCAGACCACCTTGGGCGAGGCCTGTGCGGCCGATGCGGTCATCGTCGGCAGCGGCATGCAGACCCGCGAGGTGGTGGCCGACGCGGCCCTGATGGCGCAATTGCGGCTCGACCCCGCCCGGCAACTGCTGGGCGCGCAGTGTTCGGGCACGCTGGTGCTGGCCAAGCTGGGCCTGCTCGACGGCCTGCCCGCCTGCACCGACCTGACCACCAAGCCCTGGGTGCAGGAGGCTGGCGTGGACGTGCTGAACCAGCCCTTTGTGGCCCGGGGCAACGTGGCCACGGCGGGTGGATGCCTCGCATCGCAGTACCTGGCCACCTGGGTGATCGCCCGCCTGGAGGGCGTCGAGGCGGCCCAAAGCGCCATGCATTACGTGGCGCCCGTGGGCGAAAAGGACGACTACGTGGAGCGCGCGATGCGCAACGTGATGCCTTTTCTGCCGTCGCCACAGCCGAACAGCGGCCGCTGA
- a CDS encoding EamA family transporter, with protein MTSPRWAQALPLLAVLGSVVALGIGTSFAKQLFPQVGSLGTTALRVGFSALLLLLIWRPWRWPLSKADAKSLLRYGVALGCMNLMFYQSLQSIPFGVAVAIEFSGPLAVAFFTSRQRIDTLWIALAAAGLGLLLPLGHDVTSLDPVGVGFALGAAVCWATYILFGKKVGHLHAGHSVALGLTMAAITVVPFGIWHAGSALLQPHILLYGLGVAAVSSAIPISLEMVALKRLTPAAFGVMTSMEPAVAALLGLLVLGEQLTGVQWLAVMLVMGAAAGSAATAKPEPARHAADELVM; from the coding sequence TTGACCTCACCCCGCTGGGCGCAAGCCCTGCCCCTGCTTGCCGTGCTTGGCTCGGTCGTCGCGCTGGGCATCGGCACCTCGTTCGCCAAGCAGCTGTTTCCGCAGGTCGGCTCGCTGGGCACCACGGCCCTGCGCGTGGGCTTTTCCGCGCTGTTGCTGCTGCTGATCTGGCGGCCCTGGCGCTGGCCACTGTCGAAGGCCGACGCCAAGAGCCTGCTGCGCTACGGCGTGGCGCTGGGCTGCATGAACCTGATGTTCTACCAGTCGCTGCAGAGCATTCCGTTCGGTGTCGCCGTGGCCATCGAGTTCAGCGGCCCGCTGGCCGTGGCCTTCTTCACCTCGCGCCAGCGCATCGACACCCTCTGGATCGCGCTGGCCGCGGCCGGCCTGGGCCTGCTGCTGCCGCTGGGGCACGACGTCACCTCGCTGGACCCGGTGGGTGTGGGCTTTGCGCTGGGCGCCGCCGTCTGCTGGGCGACCTACATCCTGTTTGGCAAGAAAGTCGGCCACCTGCACGCGGGCCACTCGGTCGCCCTGGGCCTGACCATGGCCGCCATCACCGTCGTGCCCTTCGGCATCTGGCACGCGGGCAGCGCGCTGCTGCAACCCCATATCCTGCTCTACGGCCTGGGCGTGGCGGCCGTGTCCAGCGCCATCCCGATCTCGCTGGAAATGGTCGCGCTCAAGCGCCTGACCCCCGCCGCCTTCGGCGTGATGACCAGCATGGAGCCCGCCGTGGCCGCCCTGCTGGGCCTGCTGGTGCTGGGCGAACAGCTCACCGGCGTGCAATGGCTGGCGGTCATGCTGGTGATGGGCGCGGCGGCGGGCAGCGCGGCGACCGCCAAGCCCGAGCCGGCTCGCCACGCGGCCGACGAACTGGTGATGTGA
- the aroE gene encoding shikimate dehydrogenase: MTDRYAVIGHPISHSKSPLIHGLFARATGQDIEYTAIEAPLDGFRATVEAFRASGGRGLNVTLPFKLQAFEITTDPMESARLAGAVNALKFEGERIFAQNFDGLGLVNDIQRNLGVSLAGKRVLICGAGGATRGAILPIASQKPTLIAIANRSADKAHGLKADFATHAALQTSGYEDLAGESFDVVLNATSTGLSQAELPLPAGVFAPGALAYELVYGKGLTPFLRQAQAAGVAHVADGVGMLVEQAAEAFEWWRGVRPATRPVIDQLTVPLV, translated from the coding sequence ATGACCGACCGTTACGCCGTCATCGGCCACCCCATTTCGCACAGCAAGTCGCCGCTGATCCACGGCCTGTTCGCCCGGGCGACCGGCCAGGACATCGAATACACCGCCATCGAAGCCCCGCTCGACGGCTTCCGGGCCACGGTGGAGGCCTTTCGCGCCAGCGGCGGGCGCGGCCTGAACGTGACCCTGCCCTTCAAGCTGCAGGCCTTCGAGATCACCACCGACCCGATGGAGTCGGCCCGCCTGGCCGGCGCGGTCAACGCGCTGAAGTTCGAAGGCGAGCGCATTTTTGCGCAGAACTTCGACGGCCTGGGCCTGGTGAACGACATCCAGCGCAACCTGGGCGTGTCGCTCGCGGGCAAACGCGTGCTGATCTGCGGCGCGGGCGGCGCCACGCGCGGCGCCATCCTGCCCATCGCCTCGCAGAAGCCCACCCTCATCGCCATCGCCAACCGCAGCGCCGACAAGGCCCACGGTCTGAAGGCCGACTTCGCCACCCATGCCGCGCTGCAGACCAGCGGCTACGAAGACCTGGCCGGCGAATCGTTTGACGTGGTGCTCAACGCCACCTCCACCGGCCTGTCACAGGCCGAGCTGCCGCTGCCCGCGGGCGTGTTCGCGCCCGGCGCGCTGGCCTACGAACTGGTCTACGGCAAAGGCCTCACGCCCTTCCTGCGCCAGGCCCAGGCCGCGGGCGTTGCGCACGTCGCCGACGGCGTGGGCATGCTGGTCGAGCAGGCGGCCGAAGCCTTCGAGTGGTGGCGCGGCGTGCGCCCCGCCACCCGGCCGGTGATCGACCAGCTCACCGTGCCGCTGGTATGA
- a CDS encoding DsbA family oxidoreductase, translated as MTTNLKIDFVSDVSCPWCAIGLSALEQALAAVQGDITAEMHFQPFELNPQMGPEGQDVTEHLTQKYGSTAEQQAQIRATIRQRGAEAGFAFKPEGRGRIWNTFDAHRLLAWADKEGTPGQQHALKKALLTAYHGRAESPADHAVLLAAVVEVDLDEARAREVLASDAFAQDVRERERFYSSQGIHSVPAVIVNDRHLISGGQPAAVFEQALRQIAAGVA; from the coding sequence ATGACCACGAACCTCAAGATCGACTTTGTGTCCGACGTCTCCTGCCCCTGGTGCGCCATTGGCCTGTCCGCGCTGGAGCAGGCCCTGGCCGCCGTGCAGGGCGACATCACCGCCGAGATGCACTTCCAGCCCTTCGAGCTCAACCCGCAGATGGGCCCCGAAGGCCAGGACGTCACCGAACACCTGACCCAGAAATACGGCAGCACGGCCGAGCAGCAGGCGCAGATCCGCGCCACCATCCGCCAGCGCGGGGCCGAGGCCGGCTTCGCCTTCAAGCCCGAAGGCCGGGGCCGCATCTGGAACACCTTTGACGCGCACCGCCTGCTCGCCTGGGCCGACAAGGAAGGCACGCCCGGCCAGCAGCACGCGCTGAAGAAAGCGCTGCTGACCGCTTACCACGGCCGCGCCGAGAGCCCGGCCGATCACGCCGTGCTGCTGGCCGCGGTGGTCGAAGTGGATCTGGACGAAGCCCGCGCCCGCGAGGTGCTGGCCAGCGACGCTTTTGCGCAGGACGTGCGCGAGCGCGAACGGTTCTACAGCAGCCAGGGCATCCACTCGGTGCCCGCGGTCATCGTCAACGACCGGCACCTGATCTCGGGTGGCCAGCCGGCGGCGGTGTTCGAGCAGGCGCTGCGTCAGATCGCCGCGGGCGTGGCCTGA